A window from Pseudomonas alloputida encodes these proteins:
- a CDS encoding N-acetylglutaminylglutamine amidotransferase translates to MCGLAGELRFTPIDQAPRPADLAAVERITHHLAPRGPDAWGFHSQGPIALGHRRLKIKDLSDGSAQPMVDNTLGLSLAFNGAIYNFPELREELQALGYSFWSDGDTEVLLKGYHAWGAALLPKLNGMFALAIWERDNQRLFLARDRLGVKPLYLSRNGERLRFASTLPALLKGGDIDPMLDPVALNHYLNFHAVVPAPRTLLANVQKLEPGTWMRIDRHGEVERQVWWQLHYGPHPDERELDLEGWTTRVLDATRDAVAIRQRAAVDVGVLLSGGVDSSLLVGLLREVGVDDLSTFSIGFEDAGGERGDEFQYSDLIAKHYGTRHHQLRIAEHEIIDQLPAAFRAMSEPMVSHDCIAFYLLSREVAKHCKGVQSGQGADELFAGYHWYPQVDGADDAYAAYREAFFDRSHAEYRDTVQAPWLLETDAAGDFVREHFARPGAPAAVDKALRLDSTVMLVDDPVKRVDNMTMAWGLEARTPFLDYRLVELSARIPARFKLPDGGKQVLKQAARRVIPHEVIDRKKGYFPVPGLKHLEGATLGWVRELLTDPSQDRGLFNPTMLDRLLSNPHGQLTPLRGSKLWQLAALNLWLSEQGI, encoded by the coding sequence ATGTGCGGATTAGCAGGAGAGTTACGTTTCACCCCCATCGACCAAGCCCCTCGCCCAGCCGACCTGGCTGCGGTAGAGCGCATTACCCATCACCTGGCCCCGCGAGGCCCGGATGCCTGGGGCTTCCATAGCCAGGGCCCGATCGCCCTGGGCCATCGGCGCCTGAAGATCAAGGACCTGTCGGACGGCTCGGCGCAGCCGATGGTCGACAATACGCTGGGCCTGTCGCTGGCCTTCAACGGTGCCATCTACAACTTCCCCGAACTGCGCGAGGAACTGCAGGCGCTGGGCTACAGCTTCTGGTCCGACGGCGACACCGAGGTGCTGCTCAAGGGCTACCACGCCTGGGGCGCGGCGCTGCTGCCCAAGCTCAACGGCATGTTTGCCCTGGCCATCTGGGAGCGCGACAACCAGCGCCTGTTCCTGGCCCGCGACCGCCTGGGCGTCAAACCCCTGTACCTGTCACGCAACGGCGAGCGCCTGCGCTTTGCCTCGACCCTGCCGGCACTGCTCAAGGGCGGCGACATCGACCCGATGCTCGACCCGGTGGCCCTCAACCACTACCTGAATTTCCACGCCGTGGTACCGGCACCGCGCACCCTGCTGGCCAACGTGCAGAAGCTGGAGCCCGGCACCTGGATGCGCATCGACCGCCATGGCGAAGTGGAACGCCAGGTCTGGTGGCAACTGCACTACGGCCCCCACCCCGACGAGCGTGAACTGGACCTGGAAGGCTGGACCACCCGCGTGCTCGACGCCACCCGCGACGCCGTAGCCATCCGCCAACGGGCAGCCGTCGATGTGGGTGTGTTGCTGTCCGGCGGCGTCGATTCCAGCCTGCTGGTCGGCTTGCTGCGCGAAGTGGGCGTTGACGACCTGTCGACCTTCTCCATCGGCTTTGAAGATGCCGGCGGCGAGCGCGGCGACGAGTTCCAGTATTCGGACCTGATCGCCAAACACTACGGCACCCGTCACCACCAGTTGCGCATTGCCGAACACGAAATCATCGACCAACTGCCGGCCGCCTTCCGCGCCATGAGCGAGCCGATGGTCAGCCACGACTGCATCGCCTTCTACCTGCTGTCGCGGGAAGTGGCCAAGCACTGCAAGGGCGTACAGAGCGGCCAGGGTGCCGATGAGCTGTTCGCCGGTTACCACTGGTACCCGCAGGTGGACGGCGCCGACGACGCCTATGCGGCCTACCGTGAGGCGTTCTTCGACCGCAGCCACGCCGAATACCGCGACACCGTGCAGGCCCCCTGGCTGCTGGAAACCGACGCTGCCGGCGACTTCGTGCGCGAACACTTCGCGCGCCCCGGCGCACCGGCTGCCGTGGACAAGGCGCTGCGCCTGGACAGCACCGTGATGCTGGTCGACGACCCGGTCAAGCGGGTGGACAACATGACCATGGCCTGGGGCCTGGAGGCGCGTACGCCGTTCCTCGATTACCGCCTGGTGGAACTGTCGGCACGCATTCCCGCCCGCTTCAAGCTGCCCGACGGCGGCAAGCAGGTGCTCAAGCAGGCGGCGCGACGGGTGATCCCGCATGAGGTGATCGACCGCAAGAAGGGTTACTTCCCGGTACCGGGCCTGAAGCATCTGGAAGGTGCCACCCTGGGCTGGGTACGCGAACTGTTGACCGACCCCAGCCAGGACCGAGGGTTGTTCAACCCGACCATGCTCGACCGCCTGCTGAGCAACCCGCACGGCCAGCTGACGCCACTGCGCGGTTCCAAGCTGTGGCAACTGGCGGCGCTGAACCTGTGGCTGAGCGAACAAGGAATCTGA
- a CDS encoding cation acetate symporter: MIRQVKALAVLACGAFAPAVWAADALTGEVQKQPLNVSAIAMFVAFVAFTLGITYWASKRNKSASDYYAAGGKITGFQNGLAIAGDYMSAASFLGISALVFTSGYDGLIYSIGFLVGWPIILFLIAERLRNLGKYTFADVASYRLGQKEIRTLSASGSLVVVAFYLIAQMVGAGKLIELLFGLDYHVAVILVGILMCLYVLFGGMLATTWVQIIKAVLLLSGASFMALMVMKHVGFDFNTLFSEAIKVHAKGEAIMSPGGLVKDPISAFSLGLALMFGTAGLPHILMRFFTVSDAKEARKSVLYATGFIGYFYILTFIIGFGAILLVSTNPEFKDAAGALLGGNNMAAVHLANAVGGSVFLGFISAVAFATILAVVAGLTLAGASAVSHDLYASVWRKGKANDKDEIRVSKITTVALGVLAIGLGILFEKQNIAFMVGLAFSIAASCNFPVLLLSMYWKKLTTRGAMIGGWLGLVSAVTLMILGPTIWVQILGHEKPIYPYEYPALFSMAIAFVSIWFFSVTDKSKAAEDERALFFPQFVRSQTGLGASGAVSH; the protein is encoded by the coding sequence ATGATTCGCCAAGTCAAAGCCCTGGCCGTATTGGCCTGCGGAGCCTTCGCACCCGCCGTGTGGGCCGCCGATGCCCTGACCGGCGAGGTGCAGAAACAACCGCTGAACGTTTCCGCCATCGCCATGTTCGTGGCCTTCGTCGCCTTCACCCTCGGCATCACCTATTGGGCCTCCAAACGCAACAAGTCGGCATCGGACTACTACGCTGCCGGGGGCAAGATCACCGGCTTCCAGAACGGCCTGGCGATTGCTGGCGACTACATGTCGGCCGCCTCGTTCCTGGGTATTTCCGCGCTGGTGTTCACCTCGGGTTACGACGGCCTGATCTACTCGATCGGCTTCCTGGTTGGCTGGCCGATCATTCTTTTCCTGATTGCCGAACGCTTGCGCAACCTGGGCAAGTACACCTTCGCCGACGTGGCCTCGTACCGCCTCGGGCAAAAGGAAATCCGCACCCTGTCGGCCTCCGGTTCGCTGGTGGTGGTGGCGTTCTACCTGATCGCGCAGATGGTCGGCGCCGGCAAGCTGATCGAGCTGCTGTTCGGCCTGGACTACCATGTGGCGGTGATCCTGGTGGGTATCCTGATGTGCCTGTACGTGCTGTTCGGCGGCATGCTGGCCACCACCTGGGTACAGATCATCAAGGCTGTGCTGCTGCTGTCCGGTGCCAGTTTCATGGCGCTGATGGTCATGAAGCACGTAGGCTTTGACTTCAACACGCTGTTCTCCGAAGCGATCAAGGTACACGCCAAGGGCGAGGCGATCATGAGCCCCGGCGGCCTGGTCAAGGACCCGATCTCGGCATTCTCCCTGGGCCTGGCACTGATGTTCGGTACTGCCGGCCTGCCGCACATCCTGATGCGCTTCTTCACCGTCAGTGACGCCAAGGAAGCGCGCAAGAGCGTGCTGTACGCCACCGGCTTCATCGGCTACTTCTACATCCTCACCTTCATCATTGGCTTTGGCGCGATCCTGCTGGTCAGCACCAACCCGGAATTCAAGGACGCCGCAGGCGCTCTGCTGGGCGGCAACAACATGGCCGCGGTGCACCTGGCCAATGCGGTGGGGGGCAGTGTGTTCCTCGGCTTCATCTCGGCGGTGGCCTTTGCCACCATCCTGGCGGTGGTGGCTGGCCTGACCCTGGCCGGTGCCTCGGCAGTGTCCCACGACCTGTACGCCAGCGTCTGGCGCAAGGGCAAAGCCAACGACAAGGACGAGATCCGCGTATCGAAGATCACCACTGTCGCCCTGGGTGTACTGGCGATCGGCCTGGGGATTCTGTTCGAGAAGCAGAACATCGCCTTCATGGTCGGCCTGGCGTTCTCCATTGCGGCCAGCTGCAACTTCCCGGTACTGCTGCTTTCGATGTACTGGAAGAAGCTGACCACCCGCGGCGCCATGATCGGCGGCTGGCTGGGCCTGGTGAGTGCGGTGACGCTGATGATCCTTGGCCCGACCATCTGGGTACAGATTCTCGGCCACGAGAAACCCATCTACCCGTACGAGTACCCGGCGCTGTTCTCGATGGCCATTGCCTTCGTCAGCATCTGGTTCTTCTCGGTCACCGACAAGTCCAAGGCGGCTGAGGATGAGCGCGCGCTGTTCTTCCCGCAGTTCGTGCGTTCGCAGACTGGCCTGGGTGCCAGCGGGGCGGTCTCGCACTAA
- a CDS encoding beta (1-6) glucans synthase has protein sequence MDRHMPSCSRLLLPLYLLACLLALVGLGGLWYGLGKPVHLPDAASPAHKLQCASYTPFDKDQSPYDQPFRLRPARMDADLALLAERFQCIRTYSMSGLEAIPALARKHGLKVMLGAWVNAHPADTEKEINLLIAAANANPDVVSAVIVGNETLLRKEVTGAHLAKLIARVKRQVKVPVTYADVWEFWLQHPQVAPVVDFLTIHLLPYWEDDPRGIDDALAHVADVRRVFGTRFAPKDILIGETGWPSEGRQRETAVPSRVNEARFIRGFVAMAERNGWHYNLIEAFDQPWKRANEGAVGGYWGLYDADRQDKGVLEGPVSNLHDWPQWLLASAVLTVIMLVLAGRPATPMAAVLLPLLAAFGAACLGLWGELMRTHARFAGEWLWALMLAGLNLLVLAHALLALARRAGWRERLFAWLQVRAGWLLLAAGFAAAVSMLAMVFDPRYRSFPSAALALPALVYVLWPVRARRAEVALLAFIVGAGVAPQLFVEGLENQQAWGWAVVSVLMTAALWRSLRMRQA, from the coding sequence ATGGACCGCCACATGCCCAGTTGTAGCCGCCTGTTATTGCCGTTGTACCTGCTAGCCTGCCTGCTGGCCCTGGTCGGGCTGGGGGGGCTCTGGTACGGGCTGGGCAAGCCTGTGCACCTGCCCGATGCGGCCAGCCCTGCACACAAGCTGCAATGCGCTTCGTACACGCCGTTCGACAAAGACCAGTCGCCTTACGACCAGCCGTTTCGCCTGCGCCCAGCGCGGATGGACGCCGACCTGGCGTTACTGGCCGAGCGGTTTCAGTGCATCCGTACCTATTCCATGAGCGGTCTTGAGGCAATCCCGGCGCTGGCACGCAAGCATGGGCTGAAGGTGATGCTGGGCGCCTGGGTGAACGCCCACCCGGCCGACACCGAGAAGGAAATCAACCTGCTGATCGCTGCTGCCAACGCCAACCCTGACGTGGTCAGCGCCGTGATCGTCGGCAATGAGACACTGTTGCGCAAGGAGGTGACCGGTGCCCACCTGGCCAAATTGATCGCACGGGTGAAGCGCCAGGTCAAGGTGCCCGTGACCTACGCCGATGTCTGGGAATTCTGGCTGCAGCACCCGCAGGTGGCCCCGGTAGTGGACTTCCTGACCATCCATCTTCTGCCCTACTGGGAGGACGACCCGCGTGGCATCGACGATGCTTTGGCCCACGTTGCCGATGTGCGCCGGGTGTTCGGCACACGCTTCGCGCCCAAGGACATACTGATTGGCGAAACCGGCTGGCCCAGCGAAGGCCGCCAACGCGAAACGGCGGTGCCCAGCCGGGTCAATGAGGCGCGCTTCATCCGTGGCTTCGTGGCCATGGCCGAGCGCAATGGCTGGCACTACAACCTGATCGAAGCCTTCGATCAGCCCTGGAAACGCGCCAATGAGGGCGCGGTGGGTGGTTACTGGGGGCTATACGACGCGGACCGACAGGACAAAGGCGTGCTCGAAGGGCCCGTGAGCAACCTGCATGACTGGCCGCAGTGGTTGCTGGCCAGCGCCGTGCTGACGGTGATCATGCTGGTGCTGGCCGGGCGCCCCGCTACACCGATGGCCGCCGTGCTGCTGCCACTGCTGGCAGCGTTTGGCGCCGCTTGCCTGGGCCTGTGGGGCGAGTTGATGCGCACCCATGCGCGCTTTGCCGGGGAATGGCTGTGGGCACTGATGCTGGCCGGGCTGAACCTGCTGGTACTGGCCCATGCGTTGTTGGCGCTGGCGCGGCGGGCCGGCTGGCGTGAACGCTTGTTCGCCTGGCTGCAGGTGCGAGCCGGCTGGCTGTTGCTGGCGGCGGGCTTCGCTGCGGCGGTGAGCATGCTGGCAATGGTGTTCGACCCACGCTACCGCAGCTTCCCCAGCGCGGCGCTGGCGTTGCCGGCGCTGGTTTATGTGCTGTGGCCGGTGCGGGCGCGACGGGCGGAGGTGGCGTTGCTGGCGTTCATCGTCGGCGCCGGGGTGGCGCCGCAGTTGTTCGTGGAAGGGCTGGAGAACCAGCAGGCCTGGGGCTGGGCGGTGGTGAGTGTGCTGATGACAGCGGCATTGTGGCGAAGCCTGCGGATGCGCCAGGCTTGA
- the ngg gene encoding N-acetylglutaminylglutamine synthetase, whose protein sequence is MKAHEIAYGQRLLRGQAPSYERLQARLAGDGSQPHDQPRAVHCGWGRLLIGHTYPDPASLAEDLLDEHPGERDIALYVAAPQQVLAQAPQQLFLDPSDTLRLWFTDYRPAQRVFRGFRVRRAQNPADWQAINTLYQARGMLPVDAELLTPRHLGGPVYWLAEDEDSGAIIGSVMGLNHTKAFDDPEHGSSLWCLAVDPHCTRPGVGEVLVRHLIEHFMSRGLAYLDLSVLHDNRQAKRLYQKLGFRNLPTFAVKRKNGINEQLFLGPGPQADLNPYARIIVDEALRRGIEVQVDDAAGGLFTLSLGGRRIRCRESLSDLTSAVTMTLCQDKRLTQHALHNAGLQVPAQQLAGNADDNLAFLEEHGAVVVKPVDGEQGQGVAVNLTCIDDITRAVAHARQFDSRVLLESFHAGFDLRIVVIGYEVVAAAIRHPAQVLGDGKHSVRQLIEAQSRRRQAATGGESRIPLDDETERTLRAAGVGYDDVLPAGQRLAVRRTANLHTGGTLEDVTERLHPVLADAAVRAARALEIPVVGLDFMVRDAGQPEYVIIEANERAGLANHEPQPTAERFIDLLFPHSRPLA, encoded by the coding sequence ATGAAAGCCCATGAAATCGCTTATGGTCAGCGCCTGCTGCGCGGCCAGGCGCCGTCCTACGAGCGCCTGCAGGCGCGCCTGGCCGGCGACGGCAGCCAGCCACACGACCAGCCGCGTGCCGTGCACTGCGGCTGGGGCCGGCTGTTGATAGGCCACACCTACCCCGACCCGGCTTCCCTGGCCGAGGATCTGCTCGACGAGCACCCGGGCGAACGCGACATCGCCCTGTACGTGGCCGCACCGCAGCAGGTGTTGGCACAGGCCCCTCAGCAGCTGTTCCTCGACCCGTCCGACACCCTGCGCCTGTGGTTCACCGACTACCGCCCGGCGCAGCGGGTATTTCGCGGCTTCCGCGTGCGGCGGGCACAGAACCCCGCCGACTGGCAGGCGATCAACACGCTGTACCAGGCGCGCGGGATGCTCCCCGTCGACGCCGAGCTGCTTACCCCCCGGCACTTGGGTGGCCCGGTGTATTGGCTGGCAGAGGACGAAGACAGCGGCGCGATTATCGGCAGCGTCATGGGCCTGAACCACACCAAGGCGTTCGATGACCCCGAGCATGGCAGCAGCCTGTGGTGCCTGGCGGTGGACCCACACTGCACCCGCCCCGGCGTGGGTGAAGTGCTGGTGCGCCACCTGATCGAACACTTCATGAGCCGTGGCCTGGCCTACCTGGACCTGTCGGTGCTGCACGACAACCGCCAGGCCAAGCGCCTGTACCAGAAACTGGGTTTTCGCAACCTGCCCACCTTCGCAGTCAAGCGCAAGAACGGTATCAACGAGCAGCTGTTCCTCGGGCCTGGCCCGCAAGCCGACCTCAACCCCTACGCACGCATCATCGTCGACGAGGCCCTGCGCCGGGGCATCGAAGTGCAGGTGGACGACGCCGCTGGCGGCCTGTTCACCCTGAGCCTGGGCGGGCGGCGCATTCGCTGCCGGGAATCGCTCAGCGACCTGACCAGTGCCGTGACCATGACCCTGTGCCAGGACAAACGCCTGACCCAGCATGCCCTGCACAACGCTGGGCTGCAGGTGCCCGCGCAACAGCTGGCGGGCAATGCCGATGACAACCTGGCGTTTCTGGAAGAGCATGGCGCGGTGGTGGTCAAACCGGTCGATGGCGAGCAAGGCCAGGGCGTGGCGGTGAACCTGACCTGCATCGACGACATCACCCGTGCCGTGGCGCATGCCCGCCAGTTCGACAGCCGCGTGCTGCTGGAAAGCTTTCATGCCGGGTTCGACCTGCGCATCGTGGTGATCGGCTACGAGGTGGTGGCCGCGGCCATCCGCCACCCAGCGCAGGTGCTGGGCGACGGTAAGCACAGCGTGCGCCAGTTGATCGAAGCGCAGAGCCGTCGACGCCAGGCTGCCACCGGTGGCGAGAGCCGCATTCCGCTGGACGACGAAACCGAGCGCACCTTGCGCGCAGCGGGCGTTGGCTATGACGACGTGTTGCCGGCCGGCCAGCGCCTGGCCGTGCGGCGCACGGCCAACCTGCACACCGGCGGCACCCTGGAGGACGTCACCGAACGCCTGCACCCGGTGCTGGCCGATGCTGCCGTGCGCGCGGCACGGGCACTGGAAATTCCGGTGGTGGGGCTGGACTTCATGGTGCGTGATGCCGGGCAGCCGGAGTACGTGATCATCGAGGCCAACGAACGTGCTGGCCTGGCCAACCATGAACCGCAGCCCACCGCCGAGCGTTTTATCGACCTGCTGTTTCCCCATAGCCGGCCGTTGGCCTGA
- a CDS encoding osmoprotectant NAGGN system M42 family peptidase yields MSERLPEPDLDYLKRVLLEMLAIPSPTGFTDTIVRYVAERLDELGIPFELTRRGTIRATLKGRQATPDRAVSAHLDTIGASVRQLQDNGRLALAPVGCWSSRFAEGSRVSVFTDTGVFRGSVLPLMASGHAFNTAIDQMPISWDHVEVRLDAYCATRADCEALGVSIGDFVAFDPLPEFTESGHISARHLDDKAGVAALLAALKAVVESGRQPLIDCHPLFTITEETGSGAAGALPWDVSEFVGIDIAPVAPGQASSEHAVSVAMQDSSGPYDYHLSRHLLKLAGDHDLPVRRDLFRYYFSDAHSAVTAGHDIRTALVAFGCDATHGYERTHIDSLAALSRLLSAYLLSPPVFASDSQPANTSLERFSHQLEHDAQMESDTRVPAVDSLVGNKG; encoded by the coding sequence ATGTCCGAACGACTCCCCGAACCCGATCTCGACTATCTCAAACGCGTGCTGCTGGAAATGCTCGCCATCCCCAGCCCCACCGGCTTCACCGACACCATCGTGCGCTACGTGGCCGAACGCCTTGACGAACTGGGCATCCCCTTCGAGCTGACCCGCCGCGGCACCATTCGCGCCACCCTCAAAGGCCGGCAGGCCACCCCCGACCGCGCCGTCTCTGCCCACCTGGATACCATCGGCGCCAGCGTGCGCCAATTGCAGGACAATGGCCGCCTGGCCCTGGCGCCCGTCGGCTGCTGGTCCAGCCGTTTTGCCGAGGGCAGCCGGGTTAGCGTGTTTACCGATACCGGGGTATTCCGTGGCAGCGTGCTGCCGCTGATGGCCAGCGGGCATGCATTCAACACGGCGATCGACCAGATGCCGATCAGCTGGGACCACGTGGAAGTGCGCCTGGATGCCTACTGCGCCACGCGCGCTGACTGTGAGGCACTGGGCGTGAGCATTGGTGATTTCGTGGCCTTCGACCCATTGCCCGAGTTCACCGAAAGCGGCCACATCAGCGCCCGTCACCTGGACGACAAGGCTGGCGTAGCGGCATTGCTGGCGGCACTGAAGGCTGTGGTGGAAAGCGGCCGCCAGCCGCTGATCGACTGCCACCCGCTGTTCACCATCACCGAGGAGACCGGCTCGGGTGCAGCCGGCGCCCTGCCCTGGGACGTCAGCGAGTTCGTCGGCATCGACATCGCCCCGGTGGCGCCCGGGCAGGCTTCCAGCGAGCATGCGGTCAGTGTGGCCATGCAGGACTCGTCGGGGCCTTACGACTACCACCTGTCCCGGCACCTGCTGAAACTGGCCGGCGACCATGACTTGCCGGTGCGGCGCGACCTGTTCCGCTATTACTTCAGCGATGCCCATTCGGCGGTGACTGCCGGGCACGATATTCGTACCGCGCTGGTGGCGTTCGGTTGCGATGCCACCCATGGTTACGAGCGCACCCATATCGACAGCCTGGCAGCGCTGAGCCGGTTGTTGTCAGCCTACCTGCTGAGCCCGCCCGTATTTGCCAGCGATTCGCAGCCGGCCAATACGTCACTTGAGCGCTTCAGCCACCAGCTGGAGCACGATGCGCAGATGGAAAGCGACACGCGGGTACCGGCCGTGGACAGCCTGGTCGGAAACAAAGGCTAA
- a CDS encoding DUF3309 family protein yields MTTILIIILILLLIGGLPVFPHSRSWGYGPSGIIGVVLVILLVLLLLGMI; encoded by the coding sequence ATGACCACGATCCTTATCATCATCCTGATTCTGCTGCTGATCGGTGGCTTACCGGTCTTCCCCCACTCGCGCAGCTGGGGCTATGGCCCTTCCGGCATAATCGGCGTGGTGTTGGTGATTCTGTTGGTATTACTGTTGCTTGGGATGATATGA
- a CDS encoding YheU family protein, producing MLIPYDQLQAETLTRLIEDFVTRDGTDNGDDTPLETRVLRVRQALAKGQAFILFDLESQQCQLLAKHDVPRELLE from the coding sequence ATGCTGATCCCCTACGACCAATTGCAAGCCGAAACCCTGACCCGCCTGATTGAGGACTTCGTCACCCGCGACGGCACTGACAACGGCGACGACACCCCGCTGGAAACCCGCGTGCTACGGGTACGCCAGGCATTGGCCAAAGGCCAGGCTTTCATCCTGTTCGACCTGGAAAGCCAGCAATGCCAGTTGCTGGCCAAGCATGATGTGCCCCGCGAGCTGCTCGAATAG
- a CDS encoding glycine betaine ABC transporter substrate-binding protein, translated as MATLKKMRRFLGVGTALVMAMSAAQAMAKEVSIGYVDGWADSVATTNVAAEVIKQKLGYDVKLQAVATGIMWQGVATGKLDAMLSAWLPVTHGEYWAKNKDNVVDYGPNFKDAKIGLIVPEYVKAVSIADLKTDNSFKDRIVGIDAGSGVMLKTDQAIKDYGLTSYKLQASSGAAMTAELGRAYAKQQSIAVTGWVPHWMFAKWKLKFLEDPKGVYGAAETVNSIGSKELATKAPEVAEFLKKFNWQSKDEIGEVMLAIQEGAKPEAAAKDWVAKHPDRVKEWTGK; from the coding sequence ATGGCAACTTTGAAGAAAATGCGACGTTTCCTGGGCGTGGGCACCGCCCTGGTAATGGCCATGAGCGCTGCACAGGCTATGGCCAAAGAAGTAAGCATTGGTTACGTGGATGGTTGGGCCGACAGCGTGGCGACCACCAACGTGGCTGCCGAAGTAATCAAGCAAAAACTCGGCTATGACGTGAAGTTGCAGGCCGTGGCCACGGGAATCATGTGGCAGGGTGTGGCAACGGGCAAGCTCGATGCCATGTTGTCGGCCTGGTTGCCGGTGACTCACGGTGAGTACTGGGCCAAGAACAAGGACAACGTGGTCGACTACGGCCCGAACTTCAAGGACGCCAAGATCGGCCTGATCGTCCCCGAGTACGTCAAGGCAGTGAGCATTGCCGACCTCAAGACCGATAACAGCTTCAAGGACAGGATTGTTGGCATCGACGCAGGCTCCGGTGTGATGCTCAAGACCGACCAGGCGATCAAGGACTATGGCCTGACCAGTTACAAGTTGCAGGCCAGCTCGGGTGCGGCGATGACTGCGGAACTGGGCCGTGCCTATGCCAAGCAGCAGTCGATTGCGGTGACCGGCTGGGTTCCGCACTGGATGTTCGCCAAGTGGAAGCTGAAGTTCCTCGAAGACCCGAAAGGCGTATATGGCGCGGCAGAAACCGTGAACAGCATCGGCAGCAAGGAACTGGCCACCAAGGCACCGGAAGTGGCGGAGTTCCTGAAGAAGTTCAACTGGCAGTCCAAGGACGAGATTGGCGAGGTGATGCTGGCGATCCAGGAAGGGGCCAAGCCTGAAGCGGCCGCCAAGGACTGGGTCGCCAAGCACCCTGATCGTGTGAAGGAGTGGACTGGCAAGTAA
- a CDS encoding DUF485 domain-containing protein, producing the protein MNDSIYLSIQNSPRFKELVTKRERFAWILSAIMLGLYCAFILLIAYGPHVLGAKLSPESSITWGIPLGVGLIVSAFVLTAIYVRRANGEFDELNKEILKEAQQ; encoded by the coding sequence ATGAACGACAGCATTTACCTCTCGATACAAAACAGCCCCCGTTTCAAGGAGCTGGTCACCAAACGCGAACGGTTCGCCTGGATTCTCTCGGCGATCATGCTCGGCCTGTACTGCGCCTTCATCCTCCTGATCGCCTACGGTCCTCATGTGCTGGGCGCCAAGCTCAGTCCTGAGTCATCGATTACCTGGGGCATTCCCCTGGGCGTCGGCCTGATCGTTTCGGCATTCGTCCTGACCGCCATCTACGTGCGCCGCGCCAACGGCGAATTCGATGAGCTGAACAAGGAAATCCTGAAGGAGGCGCAACAATGA
- the csrA gene encoding carbon storage regulator CsrA, translating into MLVIGREVGEVIVIGDDIRIMVVETRDGVVRFGVAAPREVPVHRAEVYKRIKASKQSKA; encoded by the coding sequence ATGCTGGTAATAGGGCGCGAAGTAGGGGAGGTCATCGTGATTGGCGATGACATCCGGATCATGGTGGTAGAGACCCGGGACGGCGTGGTGCGCTTTGGTGTGGCTGCTCCGCGTGAGGTGCCGGTGCATCGAGCCGAAGTTTACAAGCGCATCAAGGCGTCCAAGCAGAGCAAGGCCTGA
- a CDS encoding SDR family oxidoreductase: protein MQKRIMITGAGSGLGREIAQRWAREGWRLALADVNEAGLRETLEQVRQAGGDGFVQRCDVRDYSQLTALAQACEAKFGGVDVIVNNAGVASGGLFAELTLEDWDWQIAVNLMGVVKGCKAFLPLLERSKGRIINVASMAALMQGPGMSNYNVAKAGVLALSESLLVELRQVEVAVHVVCPSFFQTNLLDSFRGPNPAMKAQVGKLLEGSPISAADIADYIHQQVAAGEFLILPHEAGRQAWQLKRQAPERLYDEMAEMAVKMRAKAPSR from the coding sequence ATGCAAAAACGCATCATGATCACCGGCGCCGGGTCTGGCCTCGGCCGCGAGATCGCCCAGCGCTGGGCCCGTGAGGGCTGGCGCCTGGCATTGGCCGATGTCAACGAAGCCGGACTGCGCGAAACGCTGGAGCAGGTTCGCCAGGCCGGTGGCGACGGCTTCGTCCAGCGCTGCGATGTGCGCGACTATAGCCAGCTGACGGCCCTGGCCCAGGCCTGCGAAGCGAAGTTCGGTGGGGTCGATGTGATCGTCAACAACGCCGGCGTCGCTTCGGGCGGGCTCTTCGCCGAACTGACGCTGGAGGACTGGGACTGGCAGATCGCGGTCAATCTGATGGGCGTGGTCAAGGGCTGCAAGGCCTTCCTGCCGCTGCTGGAGCGCAGCAAGGGGCGCATTATCAATGTCGCCTCGATGGCCGCACTGATGCAGGGCCCGGGCATGAGCAACTACAACGTGGCCAAGGCCGGTGTGCTGGCCTTGTCGGAAAGCCTGCTGGTGGAGTTGCGTCAGGTGGAGGTGGCGGTGCACGTGGTGTGCCCGTCGTTCTTCCAGACCAACCTGCTGGACTCGTTCCGCGGGCCGAACCCGGCGATGAAGGCGCAGGTGGGCAAGCTGCTCGAAGGTTCGCCGATCAGTGCGGCGGACATTGCCGACTATATCCATCAGCAGGTCGCTGCAGGCGAGTTCCTCATCCTGCCTCATGAGGCAGGACGCCAGGCCTGGCAACTGAAACGCCAGGCCCCTGAGCGGCTGTATGACGAGATGGCCGAAATGGCGGTGAAAATGCGGGCAAAAGCCCCGTCGCGATGA